The Amycolatopsis solani genome segment GCGGTCGCGGTCGCGCTCGGCATCGCCGATCTGGCGCTGGGCACCGACACCGCGGGCTCGGGCCGGGTACCGGCGGCGTTCAACGGGATCGTCGGGCTCAAGCCGACCCCGGGCCTGCTGCCGACCGAAGGCGTCGTGCCCGCGTGCGCGAGCATCGACTGCGTCTCGCTGTTCGCGCGGACGGTCGAAGAGGCGTCGTTCGCGCTGACCTGCCTGGCCGAGCCGGCCCAGGTCCACTCGGGACGGTTCCGCATCGGCGTGCCCGCGTACCTGGGCCCCCTCGCCGAGGGCTGGGCGGAAGCCTTCGCGGCCACCGTCGACGAGTACGCCGCGGCGGGCGCCGAAGTGACCACTGTGGACACTTCGGTGTTCCTCGAAGCGGCGGAACTGCTGTACGGCGGCGCGTTCGTGGCCGAGCGGTACACCGCGGTCGGCGAGTTCCTGGACGCGCACCCGGAGGCCGTCGACCCGGTGGTGCACGGCATCATCACCGCGGCCCGCGACCTCCCCGCGCACCGGCTGTTCGCGGACCAGGCGAAGCTGGCCGGGCTGCGGGCCAGTGCACTGGCCGCGCTGGCCGGCGTCGACGCGCTGCTGTTCCCGACGACGACCGAGCACCCCACGATCGCCGCGGTGGCCGCGGACCCGGTCGCGGTCAACGCGCGCCTGGGCCGGTTCACCAACTCCACCAACCTGTTCGGCCTGCCGGCACTGGCGGTCCCGGCCGGGACCGTGGCCGGGCGCCCGTTCGGCGTGATGCTGATCGGCGCCCCGCACGACGACCTGAAACTGGCGACCCTGGCGAGCCTGCGCGGCGAGCGGGTGCCGATCGTGGTGGTCGGCGCCCACCTGCGCGGCCAGCCGCTGAACCACGAACTGACTTCCCGCGGCGGGCGGTTCGTGGCCGCGGTTTCCACGTCGGAGTCGTACCGGCTGTACGCGCTGGACACGGTGCCGCCCAAGCCGGGCCTGGTCCGGGTCGCGGCCGGCGGCGTCGCGATCGCGGCGGAGGTGTGGGACCTGCCGGTGCGCGGGTTCGGCGAGTTCGTCTCGCGGATTCCCGCTCCGCTGGCGATCGGGAAGGTGGAGCTGGCCGACGGCACGCGGGCCCCCGGCTTCGTTTGCGAACCGGCGGCGATCGAGGGCACGGCGGACATTTCGGCGAAAGGTGGCTGGCTGGCCCACCTGGGCGGGTAACGATCAGCTGCCCGGCGCGGTAACGAGCCTTCAGCGACCGCACCGGGCCTGCCGATGTACCCGGTAACGACCTCCGGAGGCGGCCATGACCACGGCAACCCGATCCCCGCAGAGCACCCTCGTCCACTCCTACCTCTTCCTGCGGCGAGCGATCGGGCTCATCGGCCTGGCGCTGCCGTTCGTGCTCATCTTCGGCAAGCAGCTCGTCCAGGGTGGCGACCTCATCGGGTCGCTCAGCGGCTACTACTACAGCGACGTCCGCGACGTCTTCGTCGGCGCGATGTGCGCCGCCGGGGTGTTCCTGTTCGCCTACTACGGCCACGACTTCATCGACAACGTCGCCAGCACGGTGGCCGGGCTCGGCGCCATCGGGCTCGCGCTCTTCCCGACCACGCCGGACCACGACGTGTCGGGCTGGGACCGGACCGCGGGCGTGCTGCACCTGGTGTTCGCCGCGGTGTTCTTCCTCTCCCTCGCCTACTTCTGCCTGCGCCTGTTCCCCCACGACGGCGAGCAGCCGGCCGGCGTCGGCGTCGTCTACCGCGTCTGCGGCGTGGTGATCCTCGCGTCCCTGGTGCTCATCGTGGTGACGAGCCGGCTGCGGCTGGTGCCGGAGTGGCACCCGGCGCTGTGGCTGGAGAGCGCGGCGGTGTGGGCGTTCGGCGTCGCATGGCTCGTCAAGGGCGGGACGCTGACGCCCAAGAGTGTGCCGTAGCCCACTCGACCGGGCCACAGCACTGGTTACCGACGGGTAACAAGGGCTATCGTGCGGCTATCACCGTCTACCTCCAATGGAGCATTCGTGGCCGCACCAGCAACGCCGCTCGCGCCGAACGCGCGGGGCGTGCGCACCGTCGCCTTCGTCGAGGGGGTACGGACCCCCTTCGGCAAGGCCGGCGACAAGGGCATCTACGCCGGGACCCGGGCCGACGACCTCGTCGTCAACGCCATCCGCGAGCTGCTGCGGCGGCACCCCGAACTGCCGCCCGAGCGCGTCGACGAGGTGGCCATCGCCGCCACCACCCAGATCGGCGACCAGGGCCTGACCATCGGCCGCACCGCCGCGCTGCTGGCCGGGCTGCCGAAGTCGGTGCCCGGCTTCGCCATCGACCGCATGTGCGCCGGCGCGATGACCGCCGTCACCACCGCCGCGTCCGGGATCGGCTTCGGGGCCTACGACATCGCCATCGCCGGCGGCGTCGAGCACATGGGACGGCACCCGATGGGCGAGGGCGTCGACCCGAACCCGCGGATCATCGCCGACAAGCTCGTCGACCCGACCGCGCTCGTCATGGGCCAGACCGCCGAGAACCTGCACGACCGCTTCCCCGCGATCACCAAGCAGCGCACCGACGCCTACGCCGCGCGCAGCCAGGAGCGTTACGCCGAAGCCGTCAAGACCGGCAAGATCGGGCCCGAGCTGGTGCCCGTCGCCACCCGTTCGAAGGAGCTGGGCTGGGGTCTCGCCACCGAGGACGAGCCGCCCCGCCCGGGCACCACGCTGGAAACCCTCGCGAACCTGAAGACGCCGTTCCGCCCCCACGGCCGGATCACCGCGGGCAACGCGGCCGGCCTCAACGACGGCGCCACGGCGTCGCTCCTCGCCGACGAGGAAACGGCCCGCGAGCTGGGCCTGCCGGTCGCGATGCGGCTGGTCGGCTACTCCTTCGCCGGCGTCGAGCCGGAGGTCATGGGCATCGGCCCGGTGCCCGCCACCGAGAAGCTGTTCAAGCGCACCGGCCTGTCCATCGACGACATCGGCCTGTTCGAGATCAACGAAGCCTTCGCCGTGCAGGTGCTGGCCTTCCTCGACCACTTCGGCATCGACGACGAAGACCCGCGCGTGAACCAGTGGGGCGGCGCGATCGCGTGCGGCCACCCGCTGGCTTCCTCCGGTGTCCGGCTCATGACGCAGCTGGCGCGCCAGTTCGCGGAACGGCCCGACGTCCGGTACGGCATGACGACGATGTGCATCGGCATCGGCATGGGCGGCACCGTGATCTGGGAGAACCCGGCCTTCGAGGGGGCGAAGTAAATGACTTTCACCGCTGAAGAAGCGAAGGCCGCTTTCCCGGACGAGGTCGTCACGCACGCCGTGACGCGCCTGGTGAAGGTGCCCGGGCTCGAGAAGCCCGTCGCGCTGATCACGCTCGACAACGGCCACGACCACACCCGGCCCAACACGTTCGGCCCGCAGGGTCTCGTATCCCTGAACACCGCGCTGGACCAGGCTTTCGAGGCGGAGCCCGCCGCGATCGCCGTCACCGGCAAGCCGTTCATCTTCGCCGTCGGCGCGGACCTCTCGGGGGTCGAATCCGTGAGCGACCCGAAGCTGGCGCGCGAGATCGCCCAGACCGGGCACGACGTGTTCCGCCGCCTGACCGAAACCGAGATCCCGACGTTCGGGTTCATCAACGGCGCGGTCATGGGCGGCGGGCTCGAGCTGGCGCTGTCCTGCCACTACCGGACGCTGTCGGAGAACACCGCCGCCATCGCGTTCCCCGAGGTCTTCCTCGGCCTGTTCCCGGGCTGGGGCGGCACGCAGCTGCTGCCGAACCTGATCGGCGCGGACGCCGCCGTCACGGTGATCATCGAGAACGCCCTGGCGCAGAACAAGATGCTCACCGTCAAGCAGACGGCCGAGCTCGGCATCGTCGACGCGGTCTTCGGCTCGGCCGACTACCTCGAGCAGTCGCTGCTGTGGCTGGCCCGCGTCGTCAACGGCGAGATCACCCCGGAGCGCCGCGAGATCGACCGCGGTTCCGGCTGGGACGCCGCCATCGCCCGTGCGAAGTCCATTGTGGACGGCCGGACGCACGGCGCGTCGCCGGGCGCGACCAAGGCCGTCGAGCTGCTGGAGCTGGCCCGCGAGAACGACCTCGACCGCGGCTACGCGGCCGAAACCGACGGCCTCGCCGAGCTGCTCATGTCCGACGTCCTGCGGGCGGGGCTGTACTCGTTCAACCTGGTCAACAAGCGCGCCAAGCGCCCGGCGGGCGCGCCGGACAAGAACCTGGCCCGCAAGGTGAACAAGGTCGGCATCGTCGGCGCCGGCCTGATGGCCAGCCAGCTCGCGCTGCTGTTCGTGCGCCGTCTCAAGGTGCCGGTCGTGCTGACCGACGTCGACCAGGCCCGCGTCGACAAGGGCGTCGGGTACGTCCACGACGAGATCGACAAGCTCCTGGCCAAGAAGCGCGTCTCCCCGGACGGCGCCAACCGCCTCAAGGCGCTGGTCTCGGGCTCGCTCGACAAGGCCGCCTTCTCCGACGCCGACTTCGTCATCGAAGCCGTCTTCGAGGAGCTGGGCGTCAAGCAGCAGGTGTTCGCCGAGCTGGAGCAGCACGTCAAGCCCGAGGCGATCCTCGCGACGAACACCTCGTCGCTGTCGATCACCGCGATGGCGTCGAAGCTGCAGCACCCCGAGCGCGTCGTCGGCTTCCACTTCTTCAACCCGGTCGCCGTGCTGCCGCTGCTGGAGATCGTCCGCGGCGAGCAGACCGACGACGCGTCCCTGGCGACGGCGTTCTCGGTCGGCAAGCAGCTCAAGAAGTCCAGCGTGCTGGTGAAGGACGCTTCGGCGTTCGTCGTCAACCGGCTCCTGCTGCGTTTCCTCGGCGAGGTGCTGGTCACCGTCGACGAGGGCACGCCGTTCGAGGTCGCCGACTCCGCGCTCGAGCCGCTGGGCCTGCCGATGACGCCGCTGACGCTGATGCAGCTCGTCGGCCCGGCCATCGCGCTGCACGTCGGCGAGACGCTGCACGAGGCCTTCCCGGACCGGTTCACCGTGTCCGACAACCTCGCGAAGTTCGTCAAGGCGGGCAACAAGGGCGTCTGGGTCTGGGACGACCAGGGCACCCAGTCGGCCGACCCCGAGGTCGTTTCGCTGTGGACGCAGGGAGATTCTCCGTCCACTTCGGAGCAGGTGCGCGAGCGGGCGCTGTCGGCCATCGCGGAGGAGATCCGGATCATGCTCGACGAGGGCGTGGTCGCGGAGGCGCAGGACATCGACCTGTGCCTGATCCTGGGTGCGGGCTGGCCGTTCTGGAACGGCGGCATCACGCCGTACCTGGACCGCTCCGGCGTCTCCGAGCGCGTGAACGGCAAGCCGTTCCTCGCCCCGGGCGTGGCTTCGGTCCCGGCTTCCTAGTATTCGCCCTCACGAGGGCACTTCGGCGGCGGCGCGGTGAGTTTCAGCTGCGCCGCCGTCGCGTCGGAATCGATGACCGTCACGCGCTCGGCGGTCCGGAAGCGCGCGTGCAGCTCCTGCGCCCAGGCCTTCAGATCGGTGCCGGGCACGGCAAGCAGGGAAACCGACGGCGGGTCCACGAACAGCCGCCGCGCCTTCGGGTCGTCGCGGAGCGCGCGGACGGCCGGCTGCAGCTCGGCGTCGGAGGAGAAGACCACGACCACGGCCGCACACAGGGTGTGACCGGCCAGCGGCGCGGGGTTGGTGTCGACCGGCAGGTCGGGCGGCCGCTTCAGCTCCGCGACGCCGAACGCCAGCCCCGCCCCGGTGACCAGGGCCAGCGCGATCACCGGCACCAGCACACGGCCCAGCGGCTTTTCCTCCACACCCGAGATCACAGCACACGCCGGCCGCCGGAACACCGCCCGTTCACCCCGGCGGCGGGTCGTGGAGTCGTTCGAGCCGCAGTGGGTACACGAGCAAATCGCCTTCCGGAACGTGCCTCATCGGGCAGGCGAACTCGCTCGAGGACTTGTGGATGGACGCGGATCGGATTTTCGTGGACGGGTGGTGAACGGGAGAGTGCTGCTCGTACGGACGGTCATGGCCGGGTTGCGGTGGCTGCTGGGCCTGCCCGCGCCCGTGTTGCGGGTGCTCGCGGGCCGTCCGGTGGTGGTGGCCGGGCGGCGGCCGGTGCTCTCGGCCCAGGTGCTGATGCGGGTGTCGCGGTTCGCGCCGTTCGACGCGCCGCACCGCAACGGCAGCCTTTCGCGGGCCCGGGCCGAGCTGAACCTGGCGGGCGCGCTCGCCGGCGCGGGCATCTGCCCGGGCGTCCGGACGCGCGACTCGACGTGGCCGGGGCCCGGCGGGCCGCTGCCGCTGCGGTACTACGAACCGGCGGGGGTCCCGGCGCCCTCCCCGGCCCTCGTGTACTTCCACGGCGGCGGGTTCGTGCTCGGCAGCCTGGACACCCACGAAGGCGCGTGCCGGCTGCTGGCCGAGGAGGCCGGGGTCCGGGTGGTGTCGATCGGCTACCGGCTGGCGCCGGAACACCCGTTCCCGGCGGCGGCTTCCGACGCGGTGACGGCGTTCGCGTTCGTCCACGAACACGCGCCGGAGTTCGGCATCGACCCGGCGCGGCTCGCGGTGGGCGGCGACAGCAGCGGCGCCAACCTGGCGGCGGTGGTGGCCCACGCGGCCGCCCGCGGCGAGCTGCCCCGCCCGGCGTTCAGCCTCCTGCTCACCCCGGCGACGGACGCGCTCGGCGAGTCGCCGTCCCACCAGCAGTTCGGCTGGGGTTTCCGCCTCGACCGCGACGAATGGGCCTGGTACCGCGCGCAATACCTGCGCGACCCGGCTTCCTACACCGATCCCCGCGCCTCGGTCGCGTACGACGAGACCGTCGAGGGCCTCCCGCCGACGTACGTGGCGACGTGCGGCTTCGACCTGCTGCGCGACGAAGGCGAGACCTACGCGGCCAGGCTCGCTTCCGCGGGTGTCCCGCTGGTCCACCGCCGCCACGAAGGCCAGCTGCACGGCTTCGCGAACCGCGTCGGCATCGACCCGGACGCCCGCGCGGCCATGCTCCACGCGGCCGGAGTGCTACGCGCCGGTCTCGCCCTGGCCGGGTCGTGAGTGTTCAGGAGGGTTCTAACCCGACTAAACACTCACGAGGCTTGTTCACCGGACCGGCAGGTGCACCGTCACCGCCAGGCCGCCGCCGACGATCGGCTCCGCCGCCACCGTTCCGCCGTGCGCCGCGACCGCCGCCCGGACGATCGAGAGCCCCAGTCCCGCGCCGTGGCGGGCGGTGCGGGCGGTGCCCGCGCGGCGGAACGGCTCGAACAGCTCCGCCACCGTCGCCGGGTCCACCAGGCCGCCCGAAGACCGGACGCGCACCGTCGACCACCGCGGGCCCGGCTGGGTCGTGACCTCCAGCCAGCCGCCCTCGACGTTGTGGCGGACCGCGTTCTCCAGGAGGTTGCCCGCGATCCGCTCCAGCAGCGCCGGGTCGCCGAACGCCGGCGCCGGCACCACCGCGAACGTCGCGCGGATCCCGCGCTTCTCGGCTTCGAGCCGGACCGCGCGCCAGGCCCGGTCGACCACGAACGCCAGGTCGACCGGTTCGCGCACGCCGAGCCCGGCGCCGTCGGTGCGGGCCAGCAGCAGCAGCGAGTTCACCAGCTGCCCGGCCCGCTCGGTCGCGTCGCGGACCACCCCGCCCATCCGGCGCAGCTCGGCTTCGTCAGCGTCGTCGTCGGCCAGGGTGACGTCGAGTTCCGTGCGGATCACCGACAACGGCGTCCGCAGCTCGTGGCTCGCGTTCGCGACGAAGTGCCGCTGGGCGTCGAACGCGGCCTGGAGCCGGTCGAGCATGGCGTCGAACGTCTCCGCCAGCACGGCCAGCTCGTCACGCGGGCGCACCTCGCCGATCCGCTCCCCCAGCGACTCGACCGACAGCCGCCGCGCGGTGCCGGTGATCTCGCGCAGCGGGAGCAGCACGCGGGAGGTGAACGTCCAGGCGAGGATCGCCGCGGCCGCCACCACCAGCAGGAACGCGATCGAGCCGAACAGCAGCATCCGGTTGCGGGCGTGCACGCGCAGCTGCTCGGCGAGCGTCGAGGCGTCGACCCGGACGCCGTCGACGACCACCGTGCTGCCCGGCGGCATCTGCGGCACGGCGTCGAGCGAGTCCCGGACCAGCGTCCAGGCCAGCCAGAGCAGCAGCAGGCTGACGGCGGCGACCAGCACGGTCGCCAGCAGGGTGATCCGGGCGCGGAGGCTGCGGGTGCCCGGCAGGTTCACGCGCGTGGCGCGCCGGGCTCCGGCACCCGGTACCCGGAGCCGACGACGGTCTCGATGATCCCCGGCTCGCCGAGCTTCTTGCGCAACGTCATGACGGTGACCCGGACGGTCGTGGTGAACGGGTCGGCGTTCTCGTCCCACACCCGTTCGAGCAGTTCCTCGCTGCTGACCACCGAACCGGCGGCCGACAGCAGCACCTCGAGGACACCGAACTCCTTGCGCGTCAGCTCGACCGGCCCGCTCGCGCGCCGCACGGTCCGCTTGGCCGGGTCCAGCTCGACGTCCCCGGCGGTGAGCAGCGGCGGCGCGGCCGGCGTGGCGCGGCGGCCGAGCGCCCGGACGCGGGCGACCAGCTCGGGGAAGGCGAACGGCTTCGCGAGGTAGTCGTCGGCCCCGAGGGACAGCCCTTCGACGCGGTCCGACACCGAGCTGCTCGCGGTGAGCATCAGCACCCGGGTCAGCTCCCCGGACGCGACGATCTCGCGGCACAGCTCGTCCCCGGACATCCCGGGCAGGTCCCGGTCCAGCAACACGACGTCGTACCGCGTGACGGCGGCCTTCTCGTGGCCGTCGTCCCCGGTGAGCGCCACGTCCACGGCCATGCCTTCGCGGCGCAGGCCACGGGCGATCGCGTCGGCCAGGGGTTCTTCGTCTTCCACTACCAAAACTCGCACGAGACCACAATCCCATAACTTCCTGAGAGTGCCCTTTAAGGACTCGACGGCACCCACCGCAAGGCGAACCACAACCGCATCCGGACGTCCGGATCCGCCAGGTCCACGTCCAGGGCCTTCTCCACCTGGGCGATCCGGTGCCGGACGCTGTTGCGGTGCACGCCCAGCTCCGCCGCGGTCGGCTCCCAGCCGCCGTGGTGCGCCAGCCAGGTGCGCAGCGTCCGGACCAGCTCACGGTCCCCCGCTTCGTCGAGCGCGACCAGCGGTTCGAGGGCCTTCTCCGCGAAGCCCCGGGAAGCGTCCGGGGCCAGCAGTGCGTCGAAGTCCGAAGCACTGGCCACGACCGGGCGGCCCAGCGCCCGGGCCCGGGCCAGCAGCAGCTCGAGTTCCGGCTCCGAAAGCCGGTCGGCGGGCGCCGGCGAACCCACCGCCGTCAGCCAGCCGGCCGACCGCAGCTCCTCGAGCACCGCAGGCGACGGCGACGACCCCGCGATCGCCACGAACGAAGGTCCGGGCCGCACCGACACCAACGGTGTGTCGAGCCGCGCCCGCAACCAGTCCGGGCGCTGGGCCACCTCCCCCGGGCCACGGCGGTACGCCGTCCCCGCGACGAGCCGGACGACTTCCGCCCCGACCAGTGTCCGGGCCACGCCGCGGGGTGACGTCCGGCCCAGGAGCAGGCCGGTCGCCGCCGTGCCCAGCTCGGCCGCGTCCGAGCCGGCGCGCCCGACCAGGCCGAGCAGCGCCGCGCCGACGGCGAGGATCGCCCGGTCGGCGCCGTCGAAGCGCCGGGTCCGGCCGACGACCAGCAGGTGCGACGCCGTCGCCTGCGGGTAGACCGGCTGGACCACCACGAAGCTGTCCCCCACCTCGGTGGTCGCGCTGCGGATGCCGCTGCCCGCGCGCACGGTCGCCATCAGCTCCCGCACCTGCGGTGGCAGCGGCGCGGGCGCGTCGTGCGCCGAGGCGAGAGCGTCCCCTTCGCCGACCAGCGCGACCCACGACCCCAGCCGCGCCGCGAGCGACGACGTCAGCTCGCCCAGCCCGCCGCCCGCGGCGCGCGTCAGCGTCTCCCGCGCCGCGGTGATCCGCCGCTGCTCCCGCTGCGCGGCCTCGGTCAGCGCGACCGACACCGCCCGGTTGACGGCCAGGAACGGCGTCCGCGCCGGCACCACCAGCAACGGCAGCCCGTGCCGCGCGCAGGCCCGGCGCAGCGGTTCCGGCAGCGTCTCGTGCACCGACGGCGTCAGCCCGAACCCGAGCGCCGTCACGCCGGCGTCGCGCAGCCCGCGCACGTACCGGTCGATCCGCTCCGGCAGGTTCACCCCCGCGGTGAGGATCAGCTCGCCGCCCACCAGGTACGGCACCGGGTCCTGCAGCTCGCTCACGTGGGCCCAGCGCACGGGCAGGTCCAGCGCGCCCGGCCGCAGCGTCTCGCGGACGACCTCCAGCGCGAGCTCCCGGTTGCCGACCACGTCCCGTAACGGGACATTCACCTCGGAGGACAGTGGATCCAGGGTATGGGTCATTCCGTCTCCACGAAGTCGACTTGTGGACGAATCATCCCATGCCGGAGGGGGCGCGGCCGAATCTACGGTGACCCGAACACCACCAAGGCAAGGAGGACGCCGTGACCGGGGACTACGTGGTCATCGCCCTGTACATCGCGGGCATGCTCGGGGTCGGCTGGTACGGCCTCCGGCTCGCGAAGACGAAGTCCGACTACCTGGTCGCCGGGCGGCGGCTCGGCTGGTTCATGTACTCCGGCACGATGTCGGCCGTCGTCCTCGGCGGCGCGTCCACCGTCGGCGGCGTGAAGCTCGGCTACACCTACGGCATCTCCGGCATGTGGCTGGTCGTCAGCATCGGCGTCGGCATCCTCGTGCTGCACACGCTGTTCGCGCGCCGGCTGGTGAAGCTCAAGGTCTACACCGTCGGCGAGATGCTCGACCTGCGCTACGGCGGCCGCACGAGCGCGGTGTCCGGCGTGGTGATGTGGGGCTACACGCTGATGCTCACGGTCACCTCGACGCTGGCGTTCGCGACCATCTTCAAGGTGCTCTTCGACCTGCCGAACTGGGCGGGCATCGCGATCGGCGGCTCGATCGTCGTCCTGTACTCGGTGCTCGGCGGCATGTGGTCGATCACGCTCACCGACATCGCCCAGTTCGTCATCAAGACCATCGGCATCCTGGCGATCCTGCTGCCGGTCGCGATTTCTTCCGCGGGCGGCTTCTCCGGCATGAGCGAGAAGCTCGACGCGAGCTTCTTCAGCTTCACCTCGATCGGCACCGACACGATCATCACCTACTTCGTCATCTACACCTTCGGCCTGCTCATCGGCCAGGACATCTGGCAGCGCGTGTTCACCGCCCGCACGCCGGGGATCGCGACCTCCGGCGGCATCACCTCCGGCGTCTACTGCCTGGTCTACGGCCTGGCCGGCGCCCTGATCGGCACCGCGGCACACACGCTCTACCCGGACCTCGCCAGCGCGCAGGACGCCTTCGCGACGATCGTCGAGCGCCTGCTCCCGACCGGCGTCCGCGGCCTGGTGCTGGCGGCCGCGCTGTCGGCGATGATGTCGACCGCGAGCGGCGCGCTGATCGCGTGCTCCACCACCACGACGTCGGACCTGCTGACCAAGATCGGCCTCAAGAAGGGCGGCGAGGTCAGCCGCAACCGGATCGCCACGCTCGTGCTGGGCCTGCTGGCCATCGGCATCGCGATGGTCGTCGACGACGTCGTCAACGCCCTGACCATCGCCTACGACATCCTGGTCGGCGGCCTGCTGGTGGCAATCGTCGGCGCGCTGTTCTGGAAGCGCGGCACCCGCCAGGGCGCGTACGCGTCGATGGTGGCCGGCACGGTGTCGGTGGTCGCGTTCATGATCATCGACGGCGTCGACGCCAACACCCCGATCTACTGGGGCCTCGGCGCGAGCCTGGTGGTGTACCTGGCCGTCAGCTTCGCGACGCCCCGCACGGCCGACTCGATCCTCTCCGTCTGGACCCGCCGCCTCGCCGGCGACGACACGCACACCCCGACCCGCGAACAGGAGCCCAGCAGTGCCTAACACCGGACCCCTCGACTCGTCGCGCATCCCCCGGTTCGCCGGCTTCGCGACCTTCGCCCGGCTGCCGCGGATCGACCAGGTCGACCACGCCGACATCGCCGTGGTCGGGGTGCCCTTCGACTCCGGCGTGTCCTACCGGCCCGGTGCGCGGTTCGGCCCGGCGGCGGTGCGCGAGGCGAGCCGGCTGCTGCGGCCGTACCACCCGGAGCTGGACGTCTCGCCGTTCGCCGAGAAGCAGGTCGTCGACGCCGGGGACATCGCGGTCAACCCGTTCAACATCGGCGAAGCGATCGAGACGCTGCAGCAGGAAGCCGAAGCGCTGCAGGCGAACGGGACGCGGCTGGTGACCGTCGGCGGCGACCACACCATCGCGCTGCCGCTGCTGCGGGCCGCGGCGAAGCAGCACGGACCCGTTGCCCTGCTGCACTTCGACGCGCACCTCGACACCTGGGACACCTACTTCGGCGAGCCGTACACCCACGGCACCCCGTTCCGGCGGGCGTCGGAGGAAGGCATCCTCGACACCAGCGCGCTGTCGCACGTCGGCACGCGCGGGCCGCTGTACGGCAAGCGCGACCTCGAAGAGGACCGCCGGCTCGGCTTCGGCATCGTGACTTCCGGCGACGTCCTGCGCCGCGGCATCGACGAGACCGTCGACGCGCTGCGGCAGCGCATCGGCGACCGGCCGCTCTACGTGTCGGTCGACATCGACGTGCTCGACCCGGCCCACGCGCCCGGCACCGGCACCCCCGAGGCGGGCGGGATGACCAGCCGCGAGCTACTGGAAATCCTGCGCGGGCTGCGCGACCTGAACCTCGTCG includes the following:
- a CDS encoding PucR family transcriptional regulator: MNVPLRDVVGNRELALEVVRETLRPGALDLPVRWAHVSELQDPVPYLVGGELILTAGVNLPERIDRYVRGLRDAGVTALGFGLTPSVHETLPEPLRRACARHGLPLLVVPARTPFLAVNRAVSVALTEAAQREQRRITAARETLTRAAGGGLGELTSSLAARLGSWVALVGEGDALASAHDAPAPLPPQVRELMATVRAGSGIRSATTEVGDSFVVVQPVYPQATASHLLVVGRTRRFDGADRAILAVGAALLGLVGRAGSDAAELGTAATGLLLGRTSPRGVARTLVGAEVVRLVAGTAYRRGPGEVAQRPDWLRARLDTPLVSVRPGPSFVAIAGSSPSPAVLEELRSAGWLTAVGSPAPADRLSEPELELLLARARALGRPVVASASDFDALLAPDASRGFAEKALEPLVALDEAGDRELVRTLRTWLAHHGGWEPTAAELGVHRNSVRHRIAQVEKALDVDLADPDVRMRLWFALRWVPSSP
- a CDS encoding sodium:solute symporter gives rise to the protein MTGDYVVIALYIAGMLGVGWYGLRLAKTKSDYLVAGRRLGWFMYSGTMSAVVLGGASTVGGVKLGYTYGISGMWLVVSIGVGILVLHTLFARRLVKLKVYTVGEMLDLRYGGRTSAVSGVVMWGYTLMLTVTSTLAFATIFKVLFDLPNWAGIAIGGSIVVLYSVLGGMWSITLTDIAQFVIKTIGILAILLPVAISSAGGFSGMSEKLDASFFSFTSIGTDTIITYFVIYTFGLLIGQDIWQRVFTARTPGIATSGGITSGVYCLVYGLAGALIGTAAHTLYPDLASAQDAFATIVERLLPTGVRGLVLAAALSAMMSTASGALIACSTTTTSDLLTKIGLKKGGEVSRNRIATLVLGLLAIGIAMVVDDVVNALTIAYDILVGGLLVAIVGALFWKRGTRQGAYASMVAGTVSVVAFMIIDGVDANTPIYWGLGASLVVYLAVSFATPRTADSILSVWTRRLAGDDTHTPTREQEPSSA
- the speB gene encoding agmatinase translates to MPNTGPLDSSRIPRFAGFATFARLPRIDQVDHADIAVVGVPFDSGVSYRPGARFGPAAVREASRLLRPYHPELDVSPFAEKQVVDAGDIAVNPFNIGEAIETLQQEAEALQANGTRLVTVGGDHTIALPLLRAAAKQHGPVALLHFDAHLDTWDTYFGEPYTHGTPFRRASEEGILDTSALSHVGTRGPLYGKRDLEEDRRLGFGIVTSGDVLRRGIDETVDALRQRIGDRPLYVSVDIDVLDPAHAPGTGTPEAGGMTSRELLEILRGLRDLNLVGADVVELAPAYDHAEITAIAASHVAYDLVSLLSLGKGA